A section of the Mastomys coucha isolate ucsf_1 unplaced genomic scaffold, UCSF_Mcou_1 pScaffold15, whole genome shotgun sequence genome encodes:
- the Frmd5 gene encoding FERM domain-containing protein 5 isoform X3 yields the protein MCQEMLRFWPSRLLGLLFFKETRGSTSLNAIHWAGGFKDFSTITPKPLARNEVTKLKFEGKTFYLYVSQKEEKKIILTYFAPTPEACKHLWKCGIENQAFYKLEKSSQVRTVSSSNLFFKGSRFRYSGRVAKEVMESSAKIKREPPEIHRAGMVPSRSCPSITHGPRLSSVPRTRRRAVHISIMEGLESLRDSAHSTPVRSSSHGDTFLPHVRNSRADSNERVAVIADEAYSPADSVLPTPVAEHSLELMLLSRQINGATCSIEEEKESEASTPTATEAEALGGELRALCQGHGGSEQEQVNKFVLSVLRLLLVTMGLLFVLLLLLIILTESDLDVAFFRDIRQTPEFEQFHYQYFCPLRRWFACKIRSVVSLLIDT from the exons ATGTGTCAGGAAATGCTGCGTTTCTGGCCTTCAcgccttttgggtttgttgttctTCAAGGAAACAAGAGGGTCCACTTCATTAAATG CCATTCACTGGGCTGGTGGCTTCAAGGATTTTTCTACAATAACCCCTAAGCCCCTTGCCCG GAATGAGGTGACCAAGCTGAAATTTGAAGGAAAAACTTTCTATTTATATGTAAGTCAGAAAGAG GAAAAAAAGATTATTCTCACATATTTTGCTCCAACTCCAGAAGCCTGCAAGCACCTCTGGAAATGTGGCATTGAGAACCAAGCCTTCTACAA GCTGGAGAAGTCAAGCCAAGTCCGCACAGTGTCCAGCAGCAACTTATTCTTTAAAGGGAGCCGGTTCCGATACAG TGGCCGGGTTGCAAAGGAAGTAATGGAGTCAAGTGCCAAGATCAAACGGGAGCCGCCAGAAATACACAG AGCAGGGATGGTCCCTAGCCGAAGCTGTCCTTCCATAACCCATGGCCCACGGCTGAGCAGCGTCCCCAGGACACGAAGAAGAGCTGTGCACATCTCTATCATGGAAG GCCTTGAGTCCCTACGAGACAGTGCCCATTCCACACCAGTGCGGTCCTCTTCCCATGGGGACACCTTCTTGCCACACGTGCGAAACAGCCGGGCAGACAGCAATGAACGTGTAGCTGTGATAGCAGATGAGGCCTACAGCCCTGCAGACAGTGTGCTGCCCACCCCTGTAGCCGAGCACAGCCTGGAGCTGATGTTGCTCTCCCGGCAGATCAACGGAGCCACGTGTAGCattgaggaggagaaggagtcgGAGGCCAGCACCCCGACTGCGACAGAGGCGGAGGCCCTGGGAGGAGAGCTGAGGGCCCTATGTCAGGGGCACGGCGGGTCAGAGCAAGAACAGGTGAATAAGTTTGTTTTAAGTGTTCTCCGTTTGCTCCTTGTGACCATGGGACTCCTCTTTGTTTTGCTCCTCCTCCTGATCATCCTTACTGAGTCTGACCTTGACGTTGCTTTTTTCCGAGATATCCGCCAGACCCCTGAGTTTGAACAATTCCACTATCAATACTTTTGTCCCCTCAGGCGATGGTTTGCCTGCAAAATCCGCTCAGTGGTGAGCCTGCTCATTGACACCTGA